A genomic window from Brachyspira sp. SAP_772 includes:
- the rnhA gene encoding ribonuclease HI, with amino-acid sequence MQKDNITIYTDGGCRGNPGIGAWGAILLSEKHNLRLEIGESEEHTTNNKMEMQAAIKALERLKHSHNIKLYSDSAYLVNGMNSWIYSWQKNNWIKSDKKPVENKDYWLKLIELSKKHSIEFIKVKGHSSNKENNRADEIVNILMDEHIKNGSTAEFYSKTDIN; translated from the coding sequence ATGCAAAAAGACAATATAACAATCTACACAGATGGCGGATGCAGAGGAAACCCGGGCATAGGAGCTTGGGGTGCTATATTATTGAGTGAAAAACATAATTTAAGACTAGAAATAGGCGAAAGCGAAGAGCATACAACAAATAATAAAATGGAAATGCAAGCTGCAATCAAAGCTCTTGAAAGACTTAAGCATTCTCATAATATAAAGCTATACAGTGATAGTGCATATTTAGTTAATGGTATGAATAGCTGGATTTATTCTTGGCAAAAAAACAATTGGATTAAAAGCGATAAAAAGCCTGTTGAAAACAAAGATTATTGGCTCAAATTAATAGAACTGTCAAAAAAACATAGTATTGAGTTTATAAAAGTAAAAGGGCATTCATCAAATAAAGAAAACAACCGTGCCGATGAGATAGTAAATATATTGATGGACGAACATATAAAAAACGGAAGTACAGCCGAGTTTTACAGCAAAACGGATATAAACTAA
- a CDS encoding bifunctional oligoribonuclease/PAP phosphatase NrnA, translating to MPIKPKTDRKKVTTTKKDILKRISNAKSITITGHRNPDADCICSGLALSLLIKKVFKKKSYVVNTDKMPKELKNVLNIDKVIFEVNEDNLPKKDVLIILDSGDIERIGWIANITSEYNEVIFIDHHKVRNINGVTMFYDDIKAGATCEIIFDIFSSYLKDMDSTIATLLYCGLSTDTGGFVFSNTTERTLLFASKIMSRKVNIENLGNVVRKRYSKIDVEALVYMYNDMVIDEEKKIGYLCLKEEINGHNLKDISVSASDTLIQMQDVLIGFIVHESDYNFRVSIRSRCKKDIREIAESFGGGGHPKASGFTVSKEEYKTKEELVKAIKEKIVLSLES from the coding sequence ATGCCTATCAAACCCAAAACAGATAGAAAAAAAGTAACAACTACAAAAAAAGATATATTAAAAAGAATATCAAATGCTAAAAGCATAACAATTACAGGTCATAGAAATCCTGATGCAGATTGTATATGTTCTGGGCTTGCTTTATCATTACTTATAAAAAAAGTATTTAAAAAGAAATCTTATGTTGTTAATACGGATAAGATGCCTAAAGAATTAAAAAATGTACTAAATATAGATAAAGTTATTTTTGAAGTTAATGAAGATAATTTACCAAAAAAAGATGTACTTATAATACTTGATTCTGGAGATATAGAGAGAATTGGCTGGATTGCTAATATTACTAGTGAATATAATGAAGTAATATTTATAGACCATCATAAAGTAAGAAACATTAATGGTGTTACAATGTTTTATGATGATATTAAAGCTGGGGCTACTTGCGAGATAATATTTGACATATTTTCATCATATCTTAAAGACATGGATTCTACTATAGCTACTCTACTATACTGCGGTCTTTCAACAGATACAGGCGGGTTTGTTTTTAGCAACACTACAGAGAGAACATTGCTTTTTGCTTCAAAAATAATGTCTAGAAAAGTTAATATAGAAAATTTGGGTAATGTTGTTAGAAAGAGATATTCAAAAATAGATGTAGAAGCATTAGTTTATATGTATAATGATATGGTAATAGATGAAGAGAAGAAAATTGGTTATTTATGTTTAAAAGAAGAAATTAATGGACATAATTTAAAAGATATTAGTGTAAGTGCCTCTGATACTCTCATACAAATGCAAGATGTGTTAATAGGTTTTATAGTACATGAAAGCGATTATAATTTTAGAGTAAGTATAAGAAGCAGATGCAAAAAGGATATAAGAGAGATAGCAGAGTCATTCGGCGGCGGCGGACACCCTAAAGCTTCAGGTTTTACAGTATCAAAAGAAGAATATAAAACTAAAGAAGAATTAGTAAAAGCTATAAAAGAGAAGATAGTTTTATCATTAGAATCTTAA
- the rbfA gene encoding 30S ribosome-binding factor RbfA has translation MSSHRILRVNENIKQILSTILLREIEDPRIKNNLVTITRIDTAKDLKEAKVYFVCLDPSKQNEVLNGLNSAKGVIFSYLRKQLTIRYVPNLTFYYDKTLMETNKVLSEIRSLDIKEDSQEEE, from the coding sequence ATGTCATCACATAGAATACTTAGAGTTAATGAAAATATAAAACAAATACTATCAACCATTCTTTTAAGAGAGATAGAAGACCCTCGTATAAAAAACAACTTGGTTACTATAACTCGTATTGATACCGCTAAAGATTTGAAAGAGGCTAAAGTATATTTTGTATGCTTAGACCCTAGCAAACAAAATGAAGTATTAAATGGGCTTAATAGTGCTAAGGGGGTTATATTTTCTTATTTAAGAAAACAGCTTACTATAAGATATGTTCCTAATCTTACTTTCTATTATGATAAAACATTAATGGAAACCAATAAAGTATTAAGCGAAATAAGAAGTTTAGATATAAAAGAAGATAGTCAAGAAGAAGAATAA
- a CDS encoding chemotaxis protein CheW, with protein sequence MSSTTSNQILVFKINNELYGMDILKVQEILSFMPPTPIPNSPEYFKGIINLRGTIILVIDLRSRFHFDKPMDPENCVIVVVAIGNKKYGLVVDSVSDVLTINNENIQSEIDIHSGIDSRYINGLVKSNEQMIILVDIDKVFLENELDNLTNKVNNSIVQ encoded by the coding sequence ATGAGTAGCACTACATCAAATCAAATACTTGTATTTAAAATAAATAATGAATTATATGGTATGGATATTCTCAAAGTTCAAGAGATTTTAAGCTTTATGCCTCCTACTCCAATACCTAACTCTCCTGAATATTTTAAAGGAATTATTAATTTAAGAGGTACTATTATATTAGTAATAGATTTAAGATCCAGATTTCATTTTGATAAGCCAATGGATCCTGAAAATTGCGTAATAGTTGTAGTTGCTATAGGAAATAAAAAATATGGACTAGTGGTTGATTCTGTATCTGACGTACTTACTATTAACAATGAAAATATACAATCTGAAATAGATATACACTCTGGAATAGACAGCAGATATATTAATGGACTAGTAAAATCTAACGAACAGATGATTATATTAGTGGATATAGATAAAGTATTTTTGGAAAATGAACTTGATAATTTAACAAATAAAGTAAATAATTCAATAGTGCAGTAA
- a CDS encoding biotin--[acetyl-CoA-carboxylase] ligase, giving the protein MEVNIFLENLKTKIYGRNLKIFESLESTNTKMIEDLNNGIKLEEGSVYIALKQTAGKGTHGNKWVSNNDLGLWFSVLVYSPFKKEALSFLPGIALSKCLREKYNVNAHVKWPNDVLVKNRKISGTLIQVTPIENRNACIIGTGVNLYHTKEDFPSDIQHKATSLYMETNLKVELYEFYKELIACFEEVYTSEKKLSEYFREYSNMIGRVIKAKKDDEEITALVKDITEEGYLIVEVNKKEETWISRASLDIDTNY; this is encoded by the coding sequence ATGGAAGTTAACATATTTTTAGAAAATTTAAAAACCAAAATATATGGAAGAAACTTAAAAATATTTGAATCTCTAGAAAGTACAAATACAAAGATGATAGAAGATTTAAATAATGGTATTAAGTTAGAAGAGGGTAGTGTATATATTGCATTAAAACAAACAGCAGGTAAAGGCACACATGGGAACAAGTGGGTATCTAATAATGATTTAGGTTTATGGTTTAGTGTATTAGTATATAGTCCGTTTAAAAAAGAGGCGTTAAGTTTTCTTCCCGGTATTGCCTTGAGTAAATGCTTAAGAGAAAAATATAATGTAAATGCTCATGTAAAATGGCCTAATGATGTTTTAGTGAAAAATAGAAAAATATCAGGAACACTTATTCAAGTTACTCCTATAGAAAATAGAAATGCATGCATCATAGGAACAGGAGTTAATTTATATCACACAAAAGAAGATTTTCCATCAGATATACAGCATAAGGCAACATCTCTTTATATGGAAACTAATTTAAAAGTAGAATTATATGAGTTTTATAAAGAGCTTATTGCATGCTTTGAGGAAGTATATACAAGCGAAAAAAAATTATCAGAATACTTCAGAGAATATAGTAATATGATAGGCAGAGTCATAAAGGCAAAAAAAGATGATGAAGAAATTACGGCTTTAGTTAAAGATATTACTGAAGAAGGATATTTAATAGTTGAAGTTAATAAAAAAGAAGAGACTTGGATATCAAGGGCTTCTTTGGATATAGATACAAATTATTAA
- a CDS encoding bifunctional nuclease family protein, whose protein sequence is MVEAKILNLAITDKYFVVMLKPENTEKVIPISIATLEAQAIMTSLIGYKKERPLTHDLINKIFNTCNIKLLNVIIDNIHMDTYFAKLVIEYDKNNVFIDSRPSDAIALALEFKCPIYVEEHVIEKAGIILENGEDTPAVPFVYQRFDSHDDEEVSHLDNNNAVNSNIKTREEIQRLLDQAIKEERYEDAARYRDELDKLN, encoded by the coding sequence GTGGTTGAAGCAAAAATACTTAATTTGGCTATAACAGATAAATATTTCGTTGTAATGTTAAAGCCAGAAAACACTGAAAAAGTTATTCCTATATCTATAGCTACCCTAGAAGCTCAAGCTATTATGACTAGTCTTATAGGTTATAAAAAAGAAAGACCTCTAACTCATGATCTTATTAATAAAATATTTAATACTTGTAATATCAAATTGCTTAATGTAATTATAGATAATATACATATGGATACTTATTTTGCTAAATTAGTTATTGAATATGATAAGAACAATGTTTTTATAGATTCCAGACCTTCTGATGCTATAGCATTAGCTTTAGAGTTTAAATGTCCTATTTATGTAGAAGAGCATGTTATAGAAAAAGCTGGTATTATACTTGAAAATGGAGAAGATACTCCTGCTGTTCCTTTTGTATATCAGAGATTTGATAGTCATGATGACGAAGAGGTTTCTCATTTAGATAATAATAATGCAGTAAATAGTAATATAAAAACTAGAGAAGAAATACAGAGATTGTTAGATCAGGCTATAAAAGAAGAAAGATATGAAGATGCTGCTAGATATAGAGATGAATTAGACAAACTTAATTAA
- a CDS encoding M48 family metallopeptidase translates to MKKYVIIFLFIISLIVYSKPSDKIKFDETELTPLEEDFFTKIDNGNTNDIELYYDGFIIASGITDEDEFRFYRTKLDDIRNMAKDELSQYTDEGAYDFGNRLLLWIYDKGILKKYFETSTLFQDMISKGEYNCLSSSILYYLLYSEFGYEVKGVLTSSHAFCTVYTERGPIDVETTLARGFNPGTKEIRNTGSSTIVTFVPKQNYNNRNEADILTLIATLYPNSISLRKIENDLDKQLTMAKKAYYLSPYTEMYNDNLVNAFNRAALEALRKHNYEKAYTYLKEAYEFNPNNSMTKKNTEHYYNTIGASYLNQKDFPSAINIYKQGIEDLGENTTVLKRNLKVSYYNYAVTEYNSKRYNNANTIIEEALKIFPKDADFTRLLRSIPK, encoded by the coding sequence ATGAAAAAATATGTAATAATATTTTTATTTATTATTTCTTTAATAGTATATTCTAAGCCTTCTGATAAAATAAAATTTGATGAAACAGAATTAACCCCATTAGAAGAAGATTTCTTTACCAAAATAGATAATGGTAATACAAATGATATAGAATTGTATTATGATGGCTTTATTATAGCATCTGGAATTACTGATGAAGATGAGTTTAGATTTTACAGAACTAAATTAGATGATATTAGAAATATGGCAAAAGATGAGCTTTCTCAGTACACAGATGAAGGGGCTTATGATTTTGGAAATAGACTTTTACTATGGATATATGATAAAGGCATATTAAAAAAATATTTTGAAACTTCTACTTTGTTTCAGGACATGATTTCTAAGGGTGAATATAATTGTTTAAGTTCTTCTATACTTTATTATCTTCTTTATAGCGAATTTGGTTATGAAGTTAAAGGAGTATTAACTTCAAGTCATGCATTTTGTACTGTTTATACAGAAAGAGGGCCTATTGATGTGGAAACTACTTTAGCTAGAGGCTTTAATCCGGGTACTAAAGAGATAAGAAATACAGGAAGCTCTACAATAGTTACTTTTGTGCCTAAACAAAATTATAATAATAGAAATGAAGCTGATATTCTCACTTTAATAGCAACATTATATCCTAATTCAATTTCTCTAAGAAAAATAGAAAATGACTTAGATAAGCAATTAACTATGGCTAAAAAGGCTTATTATTTATCTCCATATACTGAAATGTATAATGATAATTTAGTTAATGCTTTTAATAGAGCAGCATTGGAGGCATTAAGAAAACACAATTATGAAAAGGCATACACTTATCTTAAAGAAGCATATGAGTTTAACCCTAATAATAGTATGACTAAAAAAAATACAGAGCATTATTATAATACTATAGGGGCAAGTTATTTAAATCAAAAAGATTTTCCTTCTGCTATAAATATATATAAACAAGGAATAGAAGATTTGGGAGAAAATACTACTGTATTAAAAAGAAATCTTAAAGTGTCTTACTATAATTATGCTGTTACTGAGTATAATAGCAAAAGATATAATAATGCTAATACTATAATAGAAGAAGCTTTGAAAATATTCCCTAAAGATGCTGATTTTACAAGACTTCTTAGATCTATACCTAAATAA
- a CDS encoding carbohydrate kinase family protein has translation MFNILTFGELLYDVYNDISVIGGAPFNYSIQLSRLLNSDDKLKFITALGNDKFGNDAVDFIKKENIDSSLIQINNKYNTGKATVFLNEKKVPDYIIHEDAAWDNIEYNEKLENALKEKYDLFYFNILSQRSECSYNTIKKIYSSIDSKYKICDVTFRKNYYTKEKIKEALEFINILKINDDELYTIKNIFYPTLENDNEKLLKMLYKDFNIEYIFLTLGSKGASVFYNNEYIFKPSNKVQVVDTVGAGDSFAAALSYAILNNLDIRKVLDFASAVSEQMIQLKGGTAKYNTAEIKKLFNL, from the coding sequence ATGTTCAATATACTTACATTTGGTGAACTTTTATATGATGTATATAATGATATATCTGTAATTGGAGGAGCGCCTTTTAATTATTCAATTCAGTTATCTAGACTTTTAAATAGTGATGATAAATTAAAGTTTATAACAGCGTTGGGTAATGATAAATTCGGTAATGATGCTGTTGATTTTATAAAAAAAGAAAATATTGACTCTTCGCTAATACAAATAAATAATAAATATAACACTGGAAAAGCTACTGTATTTCTCAATGAAAAAAAAGTACCTGATTATATAATTCATGAGGATGCAGCTTGGGATAATATAGAATATAATGAAAAATTAGAAAATGCTCTAAAAGAAAAATACGATTTATTTTATTTTAATATTTTATCTCAAAGAAGTGAATGTTCATATAATACTATAAAAAAGATATATAGTAGTATTGATTCAAAATATAAAATATGCGATGTAACTTTTAGAAAGAATTATTATACCAAAGAAAAGATAAAAGAGGCGTTAGAGTTTATAAATATATTAAAAATAAATGATGATGAACTTTATACTATAAAAAATATATTCTATCCAACATTAGAAAATGATAATGAAAAATTATTAAAAATGTTATATAAAGATTTTAACATAGAATATATATTTTTAACACTTGGCTCAAAGGGAGCTTCTGTATTTTATAACAATGAATATATATTTAAGCCTTCAAACAAAGTACAAGTAGTTGACACTGTTGGTGCTGGTGATTCATTTGCAGCTGCTTTAAGCTATGCTATTTTAAATAATTTAGATATAAGAAAAGTGCTTGATTTTGCATCAGCTGTATCTGAACAAATGATACAATTAAAAGGAGGCACTGCAAAATATAATACAGCAGAAATAAAAAAATTATTTAATCTTTAA
- a CDS encoding penicillin-binding protein has product MLTQKLYVLTIKERESTQTANDSQEPRGTIYDSKMNPLTINIPAYTVYIDTESVAELDGKEGVNVNEGYDEILRLLGITKERFAELLREKRRTIRLARNVSLDVYNRIREVKDKYNIRSIYGNESYKRFYPYSDIFAHVIGYMNKSGTEGYAGLEATYQNVLTSVNGQSKDLVLTLDRDIQTIVRNEVLKTVAEKSPQSVTFIVSDVNTGAIIANYSYPSFDPNNPFIYVNNERLDRSIMSTIYPGSTMKIFVELAALEEGVVNTDELFHCNGYYDYSKQTRIHCDYPHGKIAFNDILKYSCNYAVVTVAERVDKKFLYEYLKRFGFGDATDVMGKYKNEWTGIYHDLQDWHRFSRGYLAIGYDLSVTPMQIASSYLPLLNGGYKVQMHVVDSIYDGERKLILTNNLQKERIIDEQYSQIARLLLRKGVESGSTGSRANLLNIDVVGKTGTAITEVYRAGSTNRAEKYYQSIFIGGFPLEDPKVSILVLLDDPKGSGGLAAGRVAAPLFAQVANQIIPYLGLVDGEIHTINTNEFLSLVPKDNIIYTNNIMPNIYGLSLRDALNNISYIVSNNNAKIVVQGEGYIYDYSPQAGTTISNEEIIRLNLRAPNRDTNK; this is encoded by the coding sequence ATGCTCACTCAAAAGCTTTACGTATTAACTATCAAAGAAAGAGAGTCCACTCAAACCGCCAATGATTCACAGGAACCAAGAGGTACTATTTATGACTCTAAAATGAATCCGCTTACAATTAATATACCAGCATATACTGTATATATAGATACGGAGTCTGTAGCAGAATTAGATGGGAAAGAAGGTGTTAACGTAAACGAAGGATATGATGAAATATTAAGATTACTAGGAATAACAAAAGAAAGATTTGCAGAACTTTTAAGAGAGAAAAGAAGAACTATAAGATTAGCAAGAAATGTTAGTTTGGATGTTTATAATAGAATAAGAGAAGTAAAAGATAAGTATAATATTAGAAGTATTTATGGAAATGAAAGCTATAAGAGATTTTATCCGTATAGTGATATATTTGCCCATGTTATAGGCTATATGAACAAATCTGGAACAGAAGGATATGCTGGACTAGAAGCTACTTATCAAAATGTATTAACTTCTGTAAATGGACAATCAAAGGATTTAGTTTTAACTCTTGACAGAGATATACAAACCATAGTAAGAAATGAGGTATTAAAAACTGTAGCAGAAAAATCTCCGCAATCTGTTACTTTTATAGTGTCTGATGTAAATACTGGGGCTATTATAGCCAATTACTCTTATCCATCTTTTGACCCAAATAACCCCTTTATATATGTTAATAATGAAAGATTAGATAGAAGTATAATGAGCACTATTTATCCGGGTTCTACAATGAAAATATTTGTAGAACTTGCTGCTTTAGAAGAGGGAGTTGTTAATACTGATGAACTTTTTCATTGTAATGGATATTATGATTATAGTAAACAAACCCGCATACACTGCGATTATCCGCATGGAAAAATAGCCTTTAATGATATATTAAAATATAGCTGCAATTATGCTGTTGTTACTGTTGCTGAGAGAGTGGATAAAAAGTTCTTATATGAATATTTAAAAAGATTTGGATTTGGTGACGCTACAGATGTAATGGGAAAATATAAAAATGAATGGACTGGAATATATCATGATTTACAAGATTGGCATAGGTTTTCACGCGGTTATTTGGCAATAGGTTATGATTTGAGTGTAACACCTATGCAAATAGCTTCTTCATATTTACCGCTTTTAAATGGCGGATACAAAGTTCAAATGCATGTTGTAGATTCTATTTATGATGGAGAAAGAAAATTAATATTAACAAATAACTTACAAAAAGAAAGAATAATAGATGAACAATACTCACAAATAGCAAGACTTTTACTTAGAAAAGGTGTTGAATCAGGTTCTACTGGAAGCAGAGCTAATTTGCTTAATATAGATGTTGTTGGAAAAACTGGTACTGCAATTACAGAAGTATATAGAGCAGGATCAACAAATAGAGCTGAAAAATATTATCAATCTATATTTATAGGCGGATTTCCTTTAGAAGACCCTAAAGTTTCTATATTGGTTTTATTAGATGACCCTAAAGGCTCTGGTGGACTTGCTGCTGGAAGAGTTGCTGCTCCGCTTTTTGCTCAGGTTGCTAATCAGATTATTCCATATTTAGGACTCGTTGACGGGGAAATACATACTATAAACACTAACGAATTTTTATCTTTAGTGCCAAAAGATAATATTATTTATACGAATAACATAATGCCTAATATATATGGTCTTTCACTTAGAGATGCTTTAAACAATATATCTTATATAGTTTCTAATAACAATGCTAAAATAGTAGTTCAAGGTGAAGGATATATTTATGATTATAGCCCTCAGGCTGGAACTACAATATCTAATGAAGAGATAATAAGGCTAAATCTTAGAGCTCCTAATAGAGACACTAATAAATAG
- the gyrA gene encoding DNA gyrase subunit A codes for MAVKKNNNDNTEERKYSTLTKDILKRVDHISIENELKESYLNYAMSVIVSRALPDVRDGLKPVHRRILYAMYDANLTHDKPYKKSAATVGEVLARYHPHGDAAVYGTMVRMAQDFSMRYLLVDGQGNFGSVDDDPPAAMRYTEARMTKFAEEMLNDIEKETVKFVPNFDDSRTEPSVLPATVPQLLVNGSMGIAIGMATNMPPHNLKEVVNAVIYYIDHQDSEIKDLMRYVQGPDFPTAGIIYGKEGIKEAYTTGKGRIKLRARLEIEETKKDREAIVVKELPYGVVKTNLHEKIAELVKQGKIEGVADIRDESSNRSGIRLIIELKKGVATQIVLNQLWKHTDLEITFGIINLALVNGEPKVLNLKELIKYFVDHRVEVITKRTEYDLNQAKAKAHILEGLLIAQANIEEVIRIIRQSENTEAARNTLMSKFKLSEKQAQAILDMPLKRLTALEKLKIEQELQQLREFIAYCEDLLAHPEKILAVIKDELKNIAEKYGDDRRSEIIGKTNDTEIDEEDLIHDEDVAVSITTQGFIKRVPASSYRTQGRGGVGVQGGKSQGEHYIEHLFVASTKDYLFIFTDRGKAFWMKVHEIPALTKTSQGKSIKFILNLAPDEKITSYFTVSDFNPKQSIIMVTKMGTIKKMELKHLENAKKRGILALTLENNDELIGVSAVESGDDFIMTTASGLALRINEQKVRNMGRAAAGVKGISLDDNDICVSGNGIHKGESLIVITENGIGKRLSSKQFNAKGRGGKGQIYIKPDNKTGNVVSVKTVGDKDEIMVVTTDDMTIKIKADSIPELGRNAKGVKIVNISDGAKVSDLAVVPADSEK; via the coding sequence ATGGCTGTAAAAAAGAATAATAATGATAATACTGAAGAGAGAAAATATTCTACACTAACAAAAGATATTCTAAAAAGAGTTGATCATATTTCTATAGAAAATGAATTAAAAGAATCTTATTTAAATTACGCTATGAGTGTTATAGTGTCAAGGGCTTTGCCTGATGTAAGAGACGGACTTAAGCCTGTGCATAGAAGAATACTTTATGCGATGTATGATGCTAATCTAACACATGATAAACCATACAAAAAGTCTGCTGCTACCGTTGGTGAAGTGTTGGCTCGCTATCACCCGCACGGAGATGCTGCTGTTTACGGCACTATGGTGAGAATGGCACAAGACTTTTCTATGCGTTATTTGCTTGTAGACGGACAGGGTAACTTTGGTTCTGTGGACGATGACCCGCCTGCTGCTATGCGTTATACTGAAGCGAGAATGACTAAATTCGCAGAAGAAATGCTTAACGACATAGAAAAAGAAACTGTTAAGTTCGTTCCAAACTTCGATGATTCAAGAACTGAACCTTCTGTACTTCCTGCAACAGTGCCTCAGCTTTTAGTTAATGGCAGTATGGGTATTGCTATTGGTATGGCTACTAATATGCCTCCTCATAACTTAAAAGAGGTCGTTAATGCTGTTATTTATTATATAGACCATCAGGATAGCGAAATTAAAGACTTGATGCGTTATGTACAAGGACCTGATTTCCCTACTGCTGGTATAATATATGGTAAAGAGGGCATTAAAGAGGCTTATACTACTGGTAAGGGAAGAATAAAATTAAGAGCTAGGCTTGAAATAGAAGAGACAAAAAAAGACAGAGAGGCTATTGTTGTAAAAGAGCTTCCTTATGGTGTTGTTAAAACTAATTTGCATGAAAAGATTGCTGAGTTGGTTAAACAAGGTAAAATTGAGGGTGTTGCTGATATTAGAGATGAGTCAAGCAATAGGTCTGGAATTAGGCTTATAATAGAGCTTAAAAAGGGTGTTGCTACTCAGATTGTATTAAATCAGCTTTGGAAGCATACTGACTTAGAAATTACTTTTGGTATAATTAACCTTGCTTTGGTTAATGGCGAGCCTAAAGTATTAAACTTAAAAGAGCTTATAAAATATTTTGTTGATCACAGAGTTGAAGTTATAACAAAAAGAACAGAATATGATTTAAATCAAGCTAAAGCAAAAGCACATATATTAGAAGGCTTATTAATAGCTCAGGCTAATATTGAAGAGGTTATAAGAATTATTAGGCAGAGCGAAAACACTGAAGCTGCAAGAAACACTTTAATGAGTAAGTTTAAACTATCAGAAAAACAAGCTCAAGCTATACTCGATATGCCTCTTAAACGTTTAACTGCTTTAGAAAAACTCAAAATAGAACAAGAATTACAACAATTAAGAGAGTTTATTGCTTATTGTGAAGATTTGCTTGCTCATCCAGAAAAAATACTTGCTGTTATTAAAGATGAACTTAAAAACATAGCAGAAAAATATGGCGATGACAGAAGAAGCGAGATAATAGGCAAAACTAATGATACTGAAATTGATGAAGAAGATTTGATTCATGATGAAGATGTGGCAGTATCTATCACTACTCAAGGCTTTATTAAGAGAGTACCTGCTTCAAGCTATCGTACGCAAGGCAGAGGCGGTGTAGGTGTTCAGGGCGGTAAATCTCAAGGTGAACATTATATAGAACATTTATTTGTTGCTTCTACTAAAGATTATTTATTTATATTCACCGACAGAGGTAAGGCTTTCTGGATGAAGGTGCATGAGATTCCTGCTCTCACAAAAACTTCTCAGGGTAAAAGCATCAAGTTTATACTCAATTTGGCACCAGATGAAAAAATTACAAGCTACTTTACTGTATCTGACTTTAACCCTAAACAATCTATTATAATGGTTACTAAGATGGGTACTATTAAAAAGATGGAGCTTAAACATCTTGAGAATGCTAAGAAGAGGGGTATACTTGCTTTAACATTAGAGAATAATGATGAGCTTATAGGGGTATCTGCTGTTGAGAGCGGCGATGACTTTATTATGACTACTGCTTCTGGGCTTGCTTTAAGAATAAATGAGCAGAAAGTAAGAAATATGGGAAGAGCTGCTGCTGGTGTTAAGGGCATTAGTTTAGATGACAATGATATTTGTGTATCTGGAAACGGTATACATAAGGGTGAATCATTAATAGTTATCACTGAAAATGGTATAGGTAAAAGACTTTCTTCTAAGCAGTTTAATGCTAAAGGCAGAGGCGGAAAGGGTCAGATTTATATTAAACCTGATAATAAAACAGGAAATGTTGTTAGCGTAAAAACTGTGGGTGATAAAGATGAGATAATGGTTGTTACTACAGATGACATGACTATAAAAATAAAAGCTGATTCTATACCAGAGTTGGGAAGAAACGCTAAGGGTGTAAAAATAGTTAATATTTCTGACGGTGCTAAGGTAAGCGATTTGGCTGTGGTTCCTGCAGATAGCGAAAAATAA